TTCTGCCTTCTGCCTTCTGCCTTCTGCCTTCTGCCTTCTGCCTTCTGGCGCTCAAGAAGACCGTTTCCACTTCCCTTTCTGTGCTCCGGGCCGGACCTGTTTGGTTTTCACCTCGCCCGAGTCGAAACGCAGCATCACGGCCACCCTTGAGCGGCTGAGGATCTGGTGTGGGTTTTTTGGAACGTAAGCCGTCACCACGTCAATCCAGTGGTCTTTGTGGTGGAAGTCCACCACCACATGGAGGGGAAGTTTGAGGTTGACCGATTGGAAGTACCCCATCACCAGCCAGCGGCGGTCCTGCGGGTAAACGGCGCGGATGCGTCCGGTGTGCAACACCTGCACGATGTCGGGTTCCAGAAAACCCTGCGCTCTGGCGTGCTGAACGGCATGCTCGCAGATGTCGTATCGGCCTTCCCACATCACATCTCGCAAAGTCTGGTGGGCACGTTGAAGGACGTAATCCCGGGTGTCGATCTCAAGTGCATCTGCGCGTGTGAACCAATCTTGCATCACGGCACCCCCCTGTGGCTGTCTTGAAAGAAAAACCTTTTGGGACAGCATTTTGACCCTTTTTGAGAACAGAAAACTCAGGATTTTGAAGCGAAAACGCTCCCCACAAACGTTTGTTTGTTGGGGAGCGCATCGTCGTAACCCTAGAGGGTCATACCCAAAGTATAGCGAATTTGCATGGGCGAATCGTAAGAGAATGAACAGGGATTACCCCTTCTCTGTCCCCTCCCCTATCCCCACTCCTTTGCGCGAATCTGAGAAATTCTTGTGCCCGTCGCCTTGAAGTTGAGGGGGTTCATGTCACCCCTTTTTCAGTTTTTCGGCGTAGAATGGTGCTACCTTTCTTTCAGAACCCATCTTTCACAGGCGTTGGCAACCCCAGAGCTTCGATTGTTTCTTCTGACACACGTTTTGAGCGTGTTTGGAACACCTTCAGGCCCTCCACCGTTTGGCCCCCATCTTTATGGACGTTGTCCTCAATGGTCAGGCTGTCTTGTGCTGCCTGATGTCTGTTGGTTTTCATTGGAATTTCGTGTTGCAGCCTTTTGTTTCCATGGGTGTGGATCAAACACCCTCAGGAGCGTGGTTCATGCTGATTCGCCAGGTCAAACCCACCGACACCACCGACATTCTTGCCCTGCTCGATTGGATGGATGCCAGTCCCCACCGCGAAGTGTTCAGTCCGGAAGCCCGCACCCCAGAGGACCTCAGCTGGGAGGTCGGGCATGAACAGGCTCTGGTGGTGGAGGATCAGGCCGGATCGGTCCGCGCCTATGCCTCTTTGACCCCTTACAAGGACGGTTTTTTGCTGGAAGGGCCTCTGGGAGACTCCACGGATTACACCCGCAGCATTTTGCGCGCTGTCCTGAAAAAAGCCCACAAACCCGTTTATGCCTTTTGCGCCTGCATGAATCAGGAGGTGCGGGGTGCTCTGGAAGGTCTGGGCTTCGGTGCGCTGCACTGCACGGATTTTTACAGCCTGTCGAGGCCGCAAAAACAGCGCTTGCCTTTCCTGCCAGAGGGGGTCAAGTTCATGCCTGCCTTCCGGATTGGCTTTCAGGATTATCTGGAACTGTACCGCAGCAGCGAAGACGTGTGGTCCGAGCGCCTGAGTTGGACCGAAGAAAAATACCGCAAGCATTTCGCGCAGGAGCATGTGGAGTTGATGGTGCTCTGCAAAGACCAGACCCCTGTGGGCTTCGCAGAACTGGAGTTTGACGAGGATCAGGCCACGCTGGCGTACTG
Above is a genomic segment from Deinococcus misasensis DSM 22328 containing:
- a CDS encoding DUF4258 domain-containing protein yields the protein MQDWFTRADALEIDTRDYVLQRAHQTLRDVMWEGRYDICEHAVQHARAQGFLEPDIVQVLHTGRIRAVYPQDRRWLVMGYFQSVNLKLPLHVVVDFHHKDHWIDVVTAYVPKNPHQILSRSRVAVMLRFDSGEVKTKQVRPGAQKGKWKRSS
- a CDS encoding GNAT family N-acetyltransferase produces the protein MLIRQVKPTDTTDILALLDWMDASPHREVFSPEARTPEDLSWEVGHEQALVVEDQAGSVRAYASLTPYKDGFLLEGPLGDSTDYTRSILRAVLKKAHKPVYAFCACMNQEVRGALEGLGFGALHCTDFYSLSRPQKQRLPFLPEGVKFMPAFRIGFQDYLELYRSSEDVWSERLSWTEEKYRKHFAQEHVELMVLCKDQTPVGFAELEFDEDQATLAYWAVHPAFRGQGYGKLLLQYSIHDAFLKPHVMCLKARAHDHEASARHLYEALGFKLDRSVMAYLREHHEEA